A genomic window from Gossypium hirsutum isolate 1008001.06 chromosome D10, Gossypium_hirsutum_v2.1, whole genome shotgun sequence includes:
- the LOC121222271 gene encoding 3-hydroxyacyl-[acyl-carrier-protein] dehydratase FabZ, with product MQLPPFLSCFQPMAVVSSNSIPSLTLRSLSQLGRRSLGCPSLSLKLTHLSNSSLHCSLNVPENTHEDTPMEKRFPPYPTVMDINQIRERLPHRFPFLLVDRIIEYKPGVSVVGIKNVTINDNFFPGHFPERPIMPGVLMIEAMSQVGGAVILEPDVKGTSGEVFFLARVDKVKFRKPVIPGDTLVMRMTLMKMHKRFGVAKLEGKAYVGSELVCEGEFLMATGSDPQARFLYP from the exons ATGCAACTTCCACCTTTCCTCAGCTGCTTTCAACCAATGGCGGTAGTTTCCTCCAACAGCATCCCATCTTTAACCCTCCGCTCACTGAGTCAACTCGGAAGGCGTTCGCTCGGATGTCCATCACTCTCTCTAAAACTCACCCACCTCTCTAATTCATCTCTTCATTGCTCGTTAAATGTACCCGAAAACACACATGAGGACACCCCGATGGAGAAAA ggTTCCCACCTTATCCTACTGTTATGGACATTAATCAAATAAGAGAAAGATTACCACACAG gTTCCCATTTTTGTTGGTGGACAGAATAATAGAATATAAACCAGGCGTTTCAGTTGTTGGTATAAAGAATGTGACTATAAATGATAACTTTTTTCCTGGCCATTTCCCTGAGAGGCCTATAATGCCCGGTGTTCTTATGATTGAG GCAATGTCACAAGTTGGAGGAGCAGTTATTCTGGAACCCGATGTGAAGGGAACTTCTGGGGAAGTTTTCTTTTTGGCCAGAGTCGACAAAGTGAAGTTTCGGAAACCGGTCATTCCCGGAGATACTTTGGTTATGAGGATGACACTTATGAAGATGCATAAGCGATTTGGAGTAGCAAAGCTTGAAGGGAAAGCGTATGTTGGGAGTGAGTTGGTATGCGAAGGCGAGTTCCTGATGGCCACCGGTAGTGATCCACAAGCTCGATTTCTTTATCCTTAA